In Uranotaenia lowii strain MFRU-FL chromosome 2, ASM2978415v1, whole genome shotgun sequence, one genomic interval encodes:
- the LOC129746057 gene encoding sodium- and chloride-dependent GABA transporter ine isoform X2 → MNPAIVRTGSYIFSESGGSPRLFSDATSIRSLASIGVGSTDGRRMVIRRVPNSPTELLTIINPPTPPDEPYENDSYTGISDDSDIDNLKPRKQHWANKMQFVLACIGYSVGLGNVWRFPYLCYKSGGGVFLVPYYIILLICGIPMLFMELSVGQYTGRGPIGALGQLCPLFKGTGLASVVVSFLMSTYYSVIIAYAIYYFFTSFRPDLPWTDCSHRWNTPDCWVPERLKHNISRPEMSRTPTEEFFENKVLQISHGIEYPGGMRWELVACLICAWILVYFAIWKSIKSSAKVRYLTATLPFVLIIVFLGRSLTLEGADKGLNYFFRPNWQELGRANVWINAAAQNFNSIGIAFGSMISFASYNKYNNNILHDTLAVSFVNGITSLLVGIFAFATIGNIALEQNTTVEDVISGGPGLIFVVYPQALAKMPAAQMWAVLFFFMLLCLGLNSQFAIVEVVVTSIQDGFPRWIKRKLVYHELLVLIVCVVSFFAGLPNLIQGGIYFFQLIDHYAASVSIMFLAFFETIAIAWFYGINRLSRNVKQMTGRYPSLYLRFCLLIAVPALLISLWIFSLINYEAPTYHNGKYNYPGWAHGLGWTITAASLICIPAFAIYQIARAEGDTLGQKIMNTLKPNLYECKICGEHHCDHDFPDEDYGQEMALVDSTSGAPLILQAPPPGINQANSHQQAGNDLLERSLSQDDSARR, encoded by the exons acCACCTGACGAGCCGTATGAGAATGACAGCTACACGGGCATTTCGGACGATTCGGATATCGATAACCTCAAGCCGCGGAAACAGCACTGGGCCAACAAGATGCAGTTCGTGCTGGCCTGTATCGGGTATTCCGTGGGGCTTGGCAATGTTTGGCGATTTCCGTATCTGTGTTACAAAAGCGGTGGAG GTGTTTTTCTAGTGCCGTACTACATTATACTGCTGATCTGTGGTATTCCAATGCTGTTTATGGAACTTTCGGTAGGACAGTACACAGGACGTGGACCGATCGGAGCCCTCGGGCAGCTGTGTCCACTTTTCAAAG GAACCGGTCTAGCGAGCGTGGTGGTTTCTTTTCTGATGTCGACGTACTACAGTGTGATCATCGCGTATGCCATATACTACTTTTTCACCTCCTTCCGGCCGGATCTGCCCTGGACCGACTGCTCGCATCGATGGAACACCCCGGACTGTTGGGTCCCCGAAAGGTTGAAACACAACATCAGCCGGCCGGAAATGTCCCGTACCCCAACGGAGGAGTTTTTTGA gaacAAAGTTCTGCAGATTAGCCACGGCATTGAGTATCCCGGGGGGATGCGATGGGAACTGGTGGCTTGTCTGATCTGTGCCTGGATTCTGGTTTACTTCGCGATTTGGAAGTCGATCAAGTCGTCAGCCAAGGTTCGCTATCTTACCGCTACCCTTCCGTTTGTGCTGATCATCGTCTTTCTGGGTCGATCTCTGACACTCGAGGGAGCCGACAAAGGACTCAACTACTTCTTCCGACCGAACTGGCAGGAGCTGGGAAGGGCTAat GTCTGGATTAATGCAGCTGCCCAGAACTTCAATTCCATTGGGATTGCCTTTGGGTCGATGATCTCATTCGCCAGTTACAACAAATACAACAATAATATACTCCACGACACGCTGGCCGTGTCTTTTGTGAATGGAATCACCAGTTTGTTGGTAGGGATTTTCGCTTTTGCAACCATCGGAAACATAGCGCTGGAACAGAATACGACCGTTGAAGATGTGATCAGCGGGGGTCCGGGGTTGATCTTCGTAGTCTACCCTCAGGCGCTGGCAAAGATGCCTGCGGCTCAAATGTGGGCCGTTCTGTTCTTCTTCATGCTGCTCTGTCTGGGTTTGAACAGTCAG TTCGCCATCGTGGAGGTTGTGGTGACTTCGATCCAGGACGGATTCCCCCGGTGGATTAAGCGGAAACTCGTCTACCACGAGCTGTTGGTGCTAATCGTGTGTGTGGTGTCGTTCTTTGCCGGGTTGCCGAACCTTATACAAGGGGGCATATACTTCTTCCAGCTGATTGACCATTACGCGGCATCGGTATCGATCATGTTCCTGGCATTCTTCGAAACCATTGCCATCGCCTGGTTCTATGGGATCAATCGATTGTCCAGGAATGTGAAGCAGATGACCGGCCGGTATCCGTCGCTTTATCTGCGGTTCTGTTTGCTGATTGCGGTTCCGGCGCTATTAATc TCCCTTTGGATCTTCAGTTTGATCAATTACGAAGCACCGACGTACCACAACGGCAAATATAACTATCCGGGATGGGCTCACGGTCTCGGGTGGACCATCACGGCTGCTTCTCTCATTTGCATTCCCGCCTTTGCCATCTACCAGATTGCCCGTGCCGAGGGAGACACTCTGGGACAG AAAATCATGAACACCCTGAAGCCGAATCTGTACGAGTGTAAAATCTGCGGTGAGCATCACTGTGACCATGACTTCCCGGACGAAGACTACGGTCAGGAAATGGCACTAGTCGATTCAACCTCTGGAGCGCCACTCATTCTGCAGGCTCCTCCTCCCGGGATCAATCAGGCCAACTCGCACCAGCAGGCAGGGAACGATCTACTAGAGCGAAGCCTATCACAGGACGATTCGGCTAGGCGATGA
- the LOC129746057 gene encoding sodium- and chloride-dependent GABA transporter ine isoform X3, giving the protein MEKKPTVQIRTIPVMAGNGVKRTLHYGHMEEIEDAEPLSPIGSYPNSPVLARKFQGAPPDEPYENDSYTGISDDSDIDNLKPRKQHWANKMQFVLACIGYSVGLGNVWRFPYLCYKSGGGVFLVPYYIILLICGIPMLFMELSVGQYTGRGPIGALGQLCPLFKGTGLASVVVSFLMSTYYSVIIAYAIYYFFTSFRPDLPWTDCSHRWNTPDCWVPERLKHNISRPEMSRTPTEEFFENKVLQISHGIEYPGGMRWELVACLICAWILVYFAIWKSIKSSAKVRYLTATLPFVLIIVFLGRSLTLEGADKGLNYFFRPNWQELGRANVWINAAAQNFNSIGIAFGSMISFASYNKYNNNILHDTLAVSFVNGITSLLVGIFAFATIGNIALEQNTTVEDVISGGPGLIFVVYPQALAKMPAAQMWAVLFFFMLLCLGLNSQFAIVEVVVTSIQDGFPRWIKRKLVYHELLVLIVCVVSFFAGLPNLIQGGIYFFQLIDHYAASVSIMFLAFFETIAIAWFYGINRLSRNVKQMTGRYPSLYLRFCLLIAVPALLISLWIFSLINYEAPTYHNGKYNYPGWAHGLGWTITAASLICIPAFAIYQIARAEGDTLGQKIMNTLKPNLYECKICGEHHCDHDFPDEDYGQEMALVDSTSGAPLILQAPPPGINQANSHQQAGNDLLERSLSQDDSARR; this is encoded by the exons acCACCTGACGAGCCGTATGAGAATGACAGCTACACGGGCATTTCGGACGATTCGGATATCGATAACCTCAAGCCGCGGAAACAGCACTGGGCCAACAAGATGCAGTTCGTGCTGGCCTGTATCGGGTATTCCGTGGGGCTTGGCAATGTTTGGCGATTTCCGTATCTGTGTTACAAAAGCGGTGGAG GTGTTTTTCTAGTGCCGTACTACATTATACTGCTGATCTGTGGTATTCCAATGCTGTTTATGGAACTTTCGGTAGGACAGTACACAGGACGTGGACCGATCGGAGCCCTCGGGCAGCTGTGTCCACTTTTCAAAG GAACCGGTCTAGCGAGCGTGGTGGTTTCTTTTCTGATGTCGACGTACTACAGTGTGATCATCGCGTATGCCATATACTACTTTTTCACCTCCTTCCGGCCGGATCTGCCCTGGACCGACTGCTCGCATCGATGGAACACCCCGGACTGTTGGGTCCCCGAAAGGTTGAAACACAACATCAGCCGGCCGGAAATGTCCCGTACCCCAACGGAGGAGTTTTTTGA gaacAAAGTTCTGCAGATTAGCCACGGCATTGAGTATCCCGGGGGGATGCGATGGGAACTGGTGGCTTGTCTGATCTGTGCCTGGATTCTGGTTTACTTCGCGATTTGGAAGTCGATCAAGTCGTCAGCCAAGGTTCGCTATCTTACCGCTACCCTTCCGTTTGTGCTGATCATCGTCTTTCTGGGTCGATCTCTGACACTCGAGGGAGCCGACAAAGGACTCAACTACTTCTTCCGACCGAACTGGCAGGAGCTGGGAAGGGCTAat GTCTGGATTAATGCAGCTGCCCAGAACTTCAATTCCATTGGGATTGCCTTTGGGTCGATGATCTCATTCGCCAGTTACAACAAATACAACAATAATATACTCCACGACACGCTGGCCGTGTCTTTTGTGAATGGAATCACCAGTTTGTTGGTAGGGATTTTCGCTTTTGCAACCATCGGAAACATAGCGCTGGAACAGAATACGACCGTTGAAGATGTGATCAGCGGGGGTCCGGGGTTGATCTTCGTAGTCTACCCTCAGGCGCTGGCAAAGATGCCTGCGGCTCAAATGTGGGCCGTTCTGTTCTTCTTCATGCTGCTCTGTCTGGGTTTGAACAGTCAG TTCGCCATCGTGGAGGTTGTGGTGACTTCGATCCAGGACGGATTCCCCCGGTGGATTAAGCGGAAACTCGTCTACCACGAGCTGTTGGTGCTAATCGTGTGTGTGGTGTCGTTCTTTGCCGGGTTGCCGAACCTTATACAAGGGGGCATATACTTCTTCCAGCTGATTGACCATTACGCGGCATCGGTATCGATCATGTTCCTGGCATTCTTCGAAACCATTGCCATCGCCTGGTTCTATGGGATCAATCGATTGTCCAGGAATGTGAAGCAGATGACCGGCCGGTATCCGTCGCTTTATCTGCGGTTCTGTTTGCTGATTGCGGTTCCGGCGCTATTAATc TCCCTTTGGATCTTCAGTTTGATCAATTACGAAGCACCGACGTACCACAACGGCAAATATAACTATCCGGGATGGGCTCACGGTCTCGGGTGGACCATCACGGCTGCTTCTCTCATTTGCATTCCCGCCTTTGCCATCTACCAGATTGCCCGTGCCGAGGGAGACACTCTGGGACAG AAAATCATGAACACCCTGAAGCCGAATCTGTACGAGTGTAAAATCTGCGGTGAGCATCACTGTGACCATGACTTCCCGGACGAAGACTACGGTCAGGAAATGGCACTAGTCGATTCAACCTCTGGAGCGCCACTCATTCTGCAGGCTCCTCCTCCCGGGATCAATCAGGCCAACTCGCACCAGCAGGCAGGGAACGATCTACTAGAGCGAAGCCTATCACAGGACGATTCGGCTAGGCGATGA
- the LOC129746058 gene encoding uncharacterized protein LOC129746058, which yields MAAGCSKSFTSKYEEELHYDVEYEDFCKSFEFSNSSTCWICNGYYGPSYGEPLCGTCHAFIFPNHSNEEAEGLVTKLSDDEDSGNDEPPENGSEAKDRTDDDEPSDYDLVERPRPAAPRNLNQYIDMLSQARDTDESQQKICSLPVEVLLSIFSHLDDLSLWNVSEVCKQWKRILEVHTPQQMWKKYTKERWPLFQQISTIPNWLHMYGALMNSCFCRTCLIQMALKTPMRGRVNHMRANRLRSDIRSLDLDATEGIDAVALDNQLFHWQASILGPAGSPYEGGKFFLYIVIPCSYPMLPPQVRFLTKIVHPNVSRHGDVGIDIIQHNWSLALTISKLLLSVQSLLTDPFTQICMEPELGRMYENERPKFEALARRWTWKYAMYEVLPPLEGLF from the exons ATGGCTGCCGGATGCAGCAAGTCGTTTACATCCAAATACGAGGAGGAGTTGCACTACGACGTGGAGTACGAGGATTTTTGCAAGAGCTTTGAATTTTCG AATTCTTCAACCTGCTGGATATGTAACGGATATTACGGTCCCAGCTATGGAGAACCATTGTGTGGCACATGCCACGCTTTTATTTTTCCCAACCACTCGAACGAGGAAGCCGAAGGGCTTGTAACAAAACTTTCCGATGACGAAGATTCCGGTAATGACGAACCACCGGAGAATGGATCGGAGGCCAAAGATCGCACCGACGATGATGAACCGTCGGATTATGACTTGGTGGAACGTCCCCGCCCGGCTGCCCCTCGCAATCTGAATCAATACATTGACATGTTGTCTCAAGCGCGTGATACCGATGAGTCGCAGCAGAAAATTTGCTCACTTCCGGTTGAGGTGCTGCTCTCAATTTTCTCCCATCTGGACGATCTATCGTTATGGAACGTCAGTGAGGTGTGCAAACAATGGAAGCGGATTCTGGAAGTGCACACTCCGCAGCAGATGTGGAAAAAGTACACAAAGGAGAGGTGGCCCTTGTTCCAGCAGATCTCAACCATCCCGAACTGGTTACAT aTGTACGGTGCACTGATGAATTCATGTTTCTGTCGGACATGTTTGATCCAGATGGCCCTGAAGACGCCGATGCGTGGTCGGGTCAATCATATGCGAGCCAACCGGCTTCGAAGCGACATCCGATCCCTGGATCTGGATGCCACCGAGGGTATCGATGCGGTAGCCCTCGATAACCAGCTCTTTCACTGGCAGGCGTCGATTCTCGGCCCCGCCGGAAGTCCCTACGAGGGAGGCAAATTTTTCCTCTACATAGTCATTCCCTGTTCGTATCCGATGCTGCCGCCACAGGTTCGGTTCCTTACCAAGATAGTGCACCCGAATGTGTCCCGCCATGGCGATGTCGGAATCGATATCATTCAGCACAATTGGTCCCTGGCTCTGACCATCTCGAAGCTGCTGCTTTCGGTGCAGAGTCTGCTAACCGATCCGTTTACTCAG ATCTGCATGGAACCGGAACTCGGCCGGATGTACGAGAACGAGCGGCCCAAATTCGAGGCCCTTGCCCGGAGATGGACCTGGAAGTATGCCATGTACGAAGTACTGCCCCCGCTAGAAGGTCTCTTCTAA